A genome region from Nitrospira sp. includes the following:
- a CDS encoding metallophosphoesterase family protein: MRIGVVSDTHGLFDRAIVRHFSGVDHILHAGDIGQGGVIEQLAHIAPVTVVSGNVDGFEASGFPVEQVLELAGRRIALYHRLYEGGRLTREGAGFLARTSPSICIYGHTHQPKAEWQEGVFLFNPGSAGPKRFHLPRAVGLLVLECDTLDARHILLADRAE, from the coding sequence ATGCGCATCGGGGTGGTTTCAGATACGCATGGGTTGTTCGACCGGGCGATTGTTCGCCACTTTTCAGGGGTCGACCATATCCTCCACGCCGGGGATATCGGACAGGGCGGCGTCATTGAGCAGTTGGCACACATCGCTCCGGTGACAGTCGTATCCGGTAACGTCGATGGGTTCGAGGCAAGCGGGTTTCCGGTGGAGCAGGTGCTCGAACTGGCGGGCCGCCGGATCGCGCTGTACCACCGGCTCTATGAGGGTGGCCGGCTCACTCGCGAAGGGGCGGGATTTTTGGCGCGTACGTCTCCGTCGATTTGTATCTATGGGCATACCCACCAGCCAAAGGCGGAATGGCAGGAAGGGGTGTTCTTGTTCAATCCCGGATCTGCGGGACCAAAACGGTTTCACTTGCCGCGTGCGGTGGGACTGCTGGTGCTCGAATGTGACACGCTCGACGCGCGGCATATTCTGCTGGCTGATCGGGCAGAGTAA